AGCCAGAAACTGGCGAGTCCTCGGAGCAGGCGGCAGTTCGTGAAGTTGCAGAGGAGCTGGGGGTCGAGTTGGACGCTACCTGCCTTCGCCTGATTGGGGAATTTACGGCCCCGGCTGCGAACGAACCCGGCCAGGATGTGCGTGCCACCGTTTTCGAGCACCCTTGGGTCAGGGTCGATTCACCGCGGGCGGAAATTGAGCAGATCGAGTGGGTTCACCCGTCCGCCGAGGCGGCGAATCTCGCTCCGCTTCTGCGCGAAACAGTCTTTCCGAGGCTGAGAAACCGGCACCGTCTCGGGACCGTGGCAGTTTTCACCGGCTCTGCGTTCGGAAACACTCCGGAATTCGCACAAGCTGCAGAAGTTTTCGCGCGTAAAGTCGCAACCGCCGGAATTTCGATCGTGTACGGAGGCGGCGAGGTCGGATTGATGGGGGTCGTAGCTGACTCTGCGCTGGCTGTTGGAGGCACTGTCCACGGGGTGATTCCCCAAAGCCTTGTCGACGGTGAGATCGGGCA
Above is a window of Brevibacterium siliguriense DNA encoding:
- a CDS encoding TIGR00730 family Rossman fold protein, translated to MSDQILVSAVVFSDEAGRILTVRKRGAELLMFPGGKPETGESSEQAAVREVAEELGVELDATCLRLIGEFTAPAANEPGQDVRATVFEHPWVRVDSPRAEIEQIEWVHPSAEAANLAPLLRETVFPRLRNRHRLGTVAVFTGSAFGNTPEFAQAAEVFARKVATAGISIVYGGGEVGLMGVVADSALAVGGTVHGVIPQSLVDGEIGHSGLTRLDVVADMHARKSRMAELADGFVALPGGAGTLEELFEVWTWQQLGLHTKPIALYDVGGFWQPFLAMVDQMVASGFISSRFRDSLIVSEEPDALLAELARWRPQAPKWDGSVDKD